A region of Gracilinanus agilis isolate LMUSP501 chromosome 3, AgileGrace, whole genome shotgun sequence DNA encodes the following proteins:
- the LOC123239571 gene encoding 60S ribosomal protein L21-like, with amino-acid sequence MTNTKGKRRGTCYMFSRPFRKHGVVPLATYMRIYKKGDIVDIKGMGTVQQGMPHKCYHGKTGRVYNVTQHAVGIVVNKQVKGKILAKRINVRIEHIKHSKSRDSFLKRVKENDQKKKEAKEKGTWVQLKRQPAPPREAHFVRTNGKEPELLEPIPYEFMA; translated from the coding sequence ATGACAAAcacaaaaggaaagaggagggggacATGCTACATGTTTTCTAGACCTTTTAGAAAACATGGTGTAGTTCCTTTGGCTACGTATATGCGAATATACAAGAAGGGTGATATTGTAGATATCAAGGGTATGGGCACAGTTCAGCAGGGAATGCCCCACAAATGTTACCATGGCAAGACTGGACGGGTCTATAATGTCACTCAGCATGCTGTAGGCATTGTTGTAAACAAACAGGTTAAGGGCAAGATTCTAGCCAAGAGGATTAATGTGCGTATTGAGCATATTAAGCATTCTAAGAGCAGAGATAGCTTCCTGAAGCGAGTGAAGgaaaatgatcagaaaaagaaggaagctaAAGAAAAAGGCACCTGGGTTCAACTGAAACGTCAGCCTGCTCCACCAAGAGAAGCACACTTTGTGAGAACCAATGGCAAGGAACCTGAGCTGTTGGAACCAATCCCCTATGAATTTATGgcataa